The DNA window GATAATGAAGCTATATATAGTGTAAGTAgcataagaaatataattaataataaacaaaaacagagagaaaaaaattgttcttaataataaataaattattaagctacatggaaaaattataaagaaacgTAAATATTGCCTtagtttttgcgaaaaaaagagagagatttaaattaaccaaaactttatgcatttatattattacataataaaTCAAGAACCCAACAGAATTCCTCGTTTTAGCAATAgagtaagtaaatataaataacctaaaaataaaatacggcTTATACAGCCAATAACATAAactaaactgaaaataatattgcttAACTCTGCGATTCCGTAGCCAACTCAGGAGTTGACCGGACCCTCCAGGGTAAAAAGCCCCCCTTCCTAGAAGtgataacaaaaacataaatattcaatCTAAAATAGtggtaaaaatttaataaaactaaaaaaattaaaaatggcaaATCCAAACAATCTTAATTAGACCCCCTGTACTCAGGATTAATCCTCCTGCTGCATCAACAGCACCGTCAGGACCCTAATCCCACACAATTCCACCAGAATTGGCGAATATGATAAATAGAGTACCAAATGACATGTCTCATACAAGGACGAATGACGAATTTTACCAAAAGGTATATGGACACTTATCTTTACTTTTGAACAAGATAGGATGTATGGAGATATGAGAAGAGGCAGATCACTTGTTAACGGAGAATTACCGCGCTAAAGCCCTCGAGATTTTTATAAGAAGACTTTCTGGTTATCTTCCCCGGCTACTTGGCATTAAAGAACCAAAAAGCCTACCCAACGCCCTCCATCTTTGTCTCAAATTAGAAAACCAAAGCTTCAGAGCTTCTCACGCTAATAACCAAACCTTTATCACACCATCAACTTCTCGTCAAAAACTCATAAATCGGCAACAGCTACGACAGCAATACACCCAACCCAGATAGCATCAACCATTAAATCCTCAAACCACATCCAAATTTTATCCTGAACTAGCTTATCTACCAAATACTTTGACATATTTCAACCCACAAAACTACTATAGCAACCAACTAAACCTTAATCACTCTAACATCCAACAACTTTCAAATCGGAATCCAAATCAATTTAGTCAACAATATCGGCAACAAAACCAGAATCTATATAGTCCACAGCAAAACATTGCTCCTTCTAGACCCCCTAAACCCCCTCAACCGATGGACGTGGATGAGAGTATAAGGACAAGAGCCGTTAATTACGCAAATCGGCCAAAACGCCAAGAATCCGGTAAAAGACCATCAAACGCCTCAATGATACATAACCCCccacaaaaaatgcaaagaaactTTCACATAAATTCTAACGAACCACCAGAGGACCAATACAATGAAAGCGTATACAACTATAATGACCAATACAACCACAATAATCAATACGACTACAATGAGCTAATATACAATGAGCCAAATCACAAGGACACAATTGAAGAAACACTCGACCTCACTGACGTACATTTTTTAGACTAAATAGCTCTTCGCTACCTTATTTCAGATGCAGGACGAAGAGCggcgaaataatgcaaatattagtAGACACCGGatccaataaaaattacatacaatcAAGCTTAGTAGAAAAAGCAATAGCAAACAATACTCCTTTTCTAGCCAACTCAGTAggcggcaaaataaaaaattactcaccatacatatctaaattttttcaatttggaaaattgcaaattaaaattttttcctattGCCAACACTCACCACTTTTCATGCCATATTAGGAAACAATAGCTTAAAAGCACTTTCAGCAATCATACACAGAAACAAAATTACATGGTAATAGTAAATACGAAAAGAATCTGTCTGAGACAATATAGTGTACAGGACGTTAACTTAATACATATCCGCGACGAACATATGAGTACAGTAGAAAAACATGCAATTAGGAAACTGGTACAAAAGCACCGAAACCTATTTTCGGAACCGGACGAAAAACTAACCTACACAACAAAAGTAGGTGCAGGAATTCGAACAAATTCAGACACACCGACATATATACTCCAAGTCCTACCCTTATCCCTTACCagcaagtaaataaattattagacgACGGTATCATACGGCAATCAAGATCATCGTATAACTCACCTGTATGGGTAGTGCCTAAAAAAGAGGACGCGTCTGGCAAAAACTAATTTAGAATGGTTATAGATTACAGCAAGCTAAATGCAGTTACAGTTGCAGATAGGTATCtggctaaatgagataagccgCCCCCTAATGCCACCATCAATACACCACACACACCGAAGCTACATTCCACACGACCcacacatcaacaccacccacacgagaggacatccacacacgcaaacacataccACACTGGTGAAAAGGGGGATCAACAAAAGGTCTTCTTCAGTCTCGTTTTGACCTACACACGGAGCTTACGCATCGCCGCTTGACCTCGCGCTTTTTCGCTCATCCGCACATTTCTCTAACacttcaataattaaataattaacattaaCGTTTGCTTGTTAATTGCACCTTATTCCGGCAATCTGGTTCTAAGAGTTGATTAAAACTGATTACTTTTATCCCTTAACCGAgtggttttatttaaaagtgaaagtgaaagtggTAAGTGTGCTAAAGGATAAAAGGTGAATTGGACACTGCTGCTCtaaacattggtccttcgagcctctaTGAAAGgcactatttgaaaaaaaaaaaaaacaaaaaagattcaagcggcaaaataagtaaaaagtgACATACCAATATACAAACATtcatgtgaaaaattaaagtgaGGTGACCCATACaatatatacagaaaatattataaaataaaaggtgtcatatacatacatatacacatacaaaaaaaaaaaaaaattttcaaaagagtTCCGTGAggtgacatatacatacatatatataatataaaaaacaaaaacaagcggtttcgaaaaaggaaaaaaaacggTTCCGTGGGGAGATTCCcaaatcaaaaccaaaaaacaaaaaataaaaaaaatattacaataataacaaaacttaACTGTGTGTGcagttataaaaaacaaaaaaaacacagcaacatataaatacatacatacaagacagtgcttaaaaccaaaaaaattataataatatcaaaAGTCGGGcgcgaaatattatttaacaaaaacaaaaaattcacacGGGCGCgaagattcaaaaaaaatatagtctttgtgaaaattaaacttttataaatgtgaaacaaaaaaataataataatagtaaaaataataaagaccTAAAAGGCCAACCAACAAAGGGAAATTAACAACACCGGAACAAGGAACACCAAACAGGAAAGGAAACGGACAAGGAAGCAGCTTGGACGCATTGGCAAAAAATAAGCTCAACCACATTCCAAACCATATAAAGCCCTCAGAGTCCCTTGAAGCGGCACAAAGTGAGTGTATCAACTCcatctattattttaaataatttatacttatttgcatatatgtatgttaatatttaCAGTTGATCTCTTTAAAACTGTATACGATCctgtaaattttaatagaacggTTGCTACCAAACTGCCCGAACTTACGGTTGATTtccgggaaaccgaaaacagtttggtacattatatatgtatgtatgtacattcaatatatgtatgaacggCATATAGtatgacatatatgtatatatatatacatatatagttatatataccggcatatacatatctgttaaAAGGCCTACTTATgcttacatacatttgtgtatcTAAACACACaacattacaaataaaaaataaaaaaaatttcaagtattcacttgacaacattttccggcaataccccttatactcaACAGTATCAGCAGGATTGCGCAAAAAATAAGCTAAGGCAATTGCGAAAttcaaaaagagaaaaaaaaaataacaaaaccaaacatacatatatgtcaatAGTCATcacttttatatgtacataccttacATTCCGAAGCAAAGTGAAAAACATTAATGCGACATACacccacatgtatgtatgtataaacagcataacttttttacatattaaCCAAAAGTGCATACCTGCACTTCACCGATTCTCTATTCCCGCGTTATCCGTACGGcgaatattatatacatacatacatacggcatACAATTTGCCTATGCCGGTATATACAACGTACATAGAGtacaaaactaaattaaaatttcacaaattttacaaaattccgGTAAAATAAAGCGGtaaatgcgaaattttaatttactaaaaatttaaaatttgctaattaaaaaaaaaaaaaaaaaattttacggtcgaaataaagcaaaaaattttaagagttGGTAGAGagaaaaagcaattaaatacgTATTGccattttcaagtatttacaCACACTTACTTATATTCAAAGACCAAATCGGCACCtgtccagcaataccccttgttcttgttaaagcacaagcaagcaggattgcaaacaaaacaaaacaaaaaaataaatttttgcatcTTACGTATGCACATAAACACGCACATATTGTGCAAACTTATATACAAAGGTCATCaacctttttctcctttttgcaTTATCGCTCGTATACGCAAGTATTTGCTAACGAGTacgaaacattaaataaaataaaaaacaaaaacaagaacaaactagtagctaaatacataagcaccgggaaaaagtaaaaagaaatacGCGTTCGCTATTTGATACATtgcgtatacaacaaaaaaaaaaaaaaaacaaaccttTTTATCTTAAAGATTTCGCGCGTACTTATTGTTATCAAAAGTACACTGAgagaatttttcttttctcatatatacatatatttcaatattatcacattatctaaatgaacggagattctaaggaatctaaatcaacacaatatttaaaagtacaaaaaatgatttcagaagaaaagagcccatgtacacctgctgatgctacacgctcaaagcaaggtgctacaaagcaaaaaaagctgaaagatatttcatatactaaatttattgctgagagtgacagtctaattcgatactgcactcggttttcttcttcaccgattcaagataattctgaatcggtattagaaatcaaaaaagaaaatctaagcaacttctggacacgtctccaagctgcatatgacgcaattgtagaatctgacgaatcaGATTTACCTGAAAACTTGAAATCTTCAGCATACTCCAAATATGaacactgcttagaccagtacgaggaaacgagagctatgatctccgatcaattgagattaataaaagcaattgcacctactccacaaccgagagtagagctgccacaagtgcaaagccaagaggcgagttcaggcatccacctcaaggtgccgcctgtgacactgaaattttcatggtggttatgaacaatggccgtccttccgggacatgttcacagccgtttacataaaccatcctaaattatctaatgcacaaaaattgtatcacctccgatacaaaacaaaaaggtcaagcagggtattagtcaaacagttcgctcttaatgacgaaaatttcaattatgcttgggaagctctaaaaagctcgttacgaaaacgaaagaatattagtcgacaaacaagtcactatattaatgaatttaccaaaaattcaaaaagaaacaagtgaagaatttataaaacttcaatccactgtttcaaattgcttgtcggttctagcgacacagaatattcccacagacaattgggaccccattctggtgaatatatgcacatccgcattaccagaaaaatcgttacttctgtgggagcaatcgctctcatcacgaagaaagtgcccaacgtggcaacaaatgaacgatttcttaactacccaatacgaaattgcagaaagggtagataaaaaaatggtcagaactaaaaacgttcaacacgacctaaatcgaagcttcagTAGACCCCAagcgagtaacaacaacaacttaaatcgtagttttttcaaaacacaagcgttcacatccgaacaaaataaacatacgtcatgcgaactgtgtaaaggagggcacaggctgaaatcttgcgagaaatttaaaaaactaaacattaacgaaagaaacaatttcgtaagaacaaaaaactttgtaccaATTGTTTGTCTCATGCGCATGCGCTCAAagattgtgaaagcaaatttaattgcgtttattgccataaacgacataactcaatgcttcacattacaaatttttccagcttcgctcaaaataacgctaatgttaaaagagctgcgggattagttgcaacagcaaatcccgacttacaaaattcagaaaattgccaagaagcaccatgctgctcaaaggctttaaaaactcagacgctacacagcgaaaaccaaagcagtgtattattacccacagcagtggtctccatcgagcaccgaggagaactgtttaaacttagagccttaatagaccaaggatctcaACGATCTTTTATAGCGTCAAGGGCACAAAGTAGGctacaactgccaacaaaactatctcattttgaaattacgggaatgggcggaagagtagtacaaaactcaaacaaaatctgTCCCATTACCCttatttccccccaagcggataagcgcattcaagcagaagctattgtcttaccgcaactaacaaacatgcttccaagctatcatataaatagcaagcattggcaaaaggtttcacaccttaagttagcagaccccaactgcaacactcccgctcaaatagatattctattaggcagcgatctcatacctcaaattattctcgaaggtgttgagaaaattacaaaaacacttctggcgcaaaaataccattttcggatgggtcctaagcggactagttgcggaaccagtcacaacaatgacaactcaagttgaggaaatctcaaacgagtacctcaatactcaactgaagaaattttgggagttagaagaacttccCCCATATCAACCAAACCCCAGAAGATcgatattgtgaggatttttacaaatccacaactactcgattagataatggccggtacgtcgtacgactaccactaaagccagaatttccccaCACACTCGCATTCTCGTACCTCtgctatccaacagtttttaagtatggaaaaaaacttacttaaaaaaggcgagctaaaaccaGAATACGATAGGGTTTTAGAAGACTACCTCCATTTaaatcacatggaggaagtcagccctggcgaaaaaattataaaaagtaaatacaattccttttacctgccacatcatGCAATAATAAAGCCcgacaaaaaaaccacaaaggtaagagttgtctttaatgcatcaaaatcatcaagttcggggaattcccaaaatgacattttatttacaggacccacgcttcagccagatttaatgctcctcatactaaattggcgtatatacaaatacgttttcaatggggatgttgagaaaatgtatcgacaaatagtcgtacatgatgatgatcaagattttcagcgaattattttccgaaaatctcccaatagtccactacgcgactttaaattaaaaacagttacctttggcgtaaagtgtgccccatacctcgccattcgtacactccacgaactggcagaagacacaaagtcagagtttcctctggcaacacaagtgttgaagacacaaacgtatgtagacgatattctgtctggaagccacaatCTTCCACAGGCATACGAGTCACTAGCACAAGTGACGCAAGCGCTCAATACAGCAGGGTTTCCGTTGAAAAAGATAACggcgaaccaccctaatattttaaaagacatACCTGAAGAAAATCTTttagacactaatttccttaaattcgaaaaggaaagcacaacaaaaactttggggatacaatggaatgcgatatctgaccagttttcatacactaatgggtcaatatccgcactatcagctattacaaagaggcaaattttatcctcggtggcaaaacttttcgaccccgcaggatgactttcgccaataataatacaagcaaaaattctaatacaagaattgtggctagacggaactgactgggatgaacaagtgaaatcacttcgtttagaaaagtggtcccagttcgcgggtaatctgaatgatatctcacagatccaaatcccacgatggataaattatgccccagagcacaaagtcgaactacatggcttctgtgatgcctctgaaaaggcatattgtgccgccatctatgtgcgcacacaatctGACACAGCGACCACCAGTCACCTACTGGTAGCCAAAGCAAAGGTGGCTccgctaaaaacaataagtctgcCACGACTGGAACTATGTGGTGCGCTACTACTAGCCAAACTAGTATCCATGGTGCAAACGCATCTAAATATgaccaaatataaattgtatctctggtctgattccgaaattgtattagcctggttagaaaaacctccacatgcatggaagacgtacatttccaatcgaacgtctcaaattcttgacctagtgggatcagccacttggcgacacgtggccagtgctgacaatcctgctgaccTAGGTACAAGGGGGtgcaagcctctgcaccttgcAACCACTACTCTTTGGTGGAATGGCCCTCGATGGTTAATAGAAtcccccgattcttggccacgatCGCCCATACGCAATATAATTGCccccgaaagtcgaaaaatcgactccTTTCACACGACGTCggatgatactgacatccttgagcgattttcatcatACCCTCGAGCcctcagggtaatcgcttacGTGCTCAACttcatagagcgactcaaacttaGAATTAAGGGAATACGCACAATATATCCCCaaggcgatacattgacgcacctagacctagaaaaggcaaaggtcgctcttatcactTATACTCAGTCGCGCCACTTCAGCTGCGAGATttcactactaagagaatcgaagccgactaacaaaaagagctcactcttagtactaaatccatttctggataagaaaggtctgcttcgtgctaatggtcggcttgctaactcaagcctgacatataacgaacgccatcctctaataataccagagaagtctcgacttgcaacattgctactcaagtatgtacatacactaatGTTGCACGCGGAACACCGcctaatgcaatatataatcCGCCAGGAGTTCTATATTCCCCGGCTtaagcctcaaataaaaaagtgcattttcatgtgcaagatctgcactatgcataaacagaagatgaggacgcagattatggcagcacttccaccggaacgctgcaacttcgctctgcctttcactatcacaggtgttgattttgctgggccttttcagataaaggcgtccatgctaagatctcctaccctaatgaaaggctacgtggctgtttttgtctgttttacgacaaaagcagtgcacctcgagctatgtactaatctgacaaaagaggcttttctcgcggcatttgctcgcttcgtcggacgacgcggttttccgtccaaacttatgagcgacaatggaaaaacctttatcggagctcaaagagccacagaaaaacagtttgtggactttattAAACAAGTCTCCCCTGAGATTGTCCAAAAGTACGCCCCCCAAGGCATTAATTGGCAATTCATCCCCCCAAGAGcccctcatatgggtggtttatgggaatcagctgtaaaaagcttcaaatcccacttaaaaaaggtagctggaaactataaatttaattacgaagaatttacaactctattaattcgcattgaagccgttctcaattcacggccactaacaacgctctcgcaagatccctcagatctcacagccctaacaccagggcactttctcaaaggagcacccattctggccacacctgagccaggcgtggagtcgctatccttattaaatcgatgggaaagaattaaaattctccatcataatttcagtcgcagatggaaagaagactatttaaaggacctccacaagaggtatcgatggaaaacatcagaaaatgccccaaagcttggagattgtgtactTATTAACGACGATTGTCTTCCACCTACTGAGTGGCGACTTGGCCGTATAGAAAAGCTCCATTATGGCTCAGACGGCCACATCCGGGTCGTTGACCTCCGTACTCAAAGCGGAATACTCACCAGACCGCTggttaaattatgctttctaccaaccGCGGATAATAACGAAAATCCGACACTAAACAATCCGAACATAATGCCGtaacacaaatgaaaataaatcaataaaatcgcAACCCGCAACCAACcgttaacaataacaataaaaattacaaaaaaatggtcTGTCAATACGACGACCCAGTCATGCCACATAACGTGGCACAATCACACATTCTATTTATATACTaccatgtatattcaaatacagtTTCTTACAGAGATCAGGATGGATGTGGACATGCCTACAATCCCAACACCAGCTGTTCGGTCGGCAACCAACGGGGCACGTACTGGGCCTACGCCTCCACTTCGCCCAACCAATGCGACTGTATCGACTGCCGCTTCTGGTAGTGGCTCACGAGCAGCCCCATCAACGCCATCCGCTCAAGTCGAGCTGCGACGCATCCGATGCCCGCTATGTCGCCGCAAACATCGATTGCAACATTGTGGGCTCTTTAAGGAGCTAACGCCGACACAACGACAGCGTGTGGCACAGGCACATGAGCACTGCCTCAACTGCCTGTCGCACACGCATGGGACGCAGGAGTGTGCTTCTGCCGATCTATGCCACACGTGTGGCAGACCACATCATACGCTGCTGCACAGGACCCCACGACGCGATGCAGGTCGGCCAGCTGCCCCAAGCACGGGTAGATCAACGCGAGGAGACCGGACGGTAACACGCCGAGCTACTGCAGCCCGGCCTGCGCCCCACCAATGGCGTTCGCACCACGTTGCACCAACCAGGCGTCGTCCAAAAGCACCACAGCATCGCCCCGCTACTGGACTCAGCAACGTGGTGGCAACCCTCCAGCAGTTGCAGAGATTGCTAGGctgaatattcgcctaggggggccgggatggctaaatgagataagccgCCCCCCCTAATGCCACCATCAATACACCACACACACCGAAGCTACATTCCACACGACCcacacatcaacaccacccacacgcgagaggacatccacacacgcaaacacataccACACTGGTGAAAAGGGGGATCAACAAAAAGGTCTTCTTCAGTCTCGTTTTGACCTACACACGGAGCTTACGCATCGCCGCTTGACCTCGCGCTTTTTCGCTCATCCGCACATTTCTCTAACacttcaataattaaataattaacattaaCGTTTGCTTGTTAATTGCACCTTATTCCGGCAATCTGGTTCTAAGAGTTGATCCggatattataaaattaaaaaactgatTACTTTTATCCCTTAACCGAgtggttttatttaaaagtgaaagtgaaagtggTAAGTGTGCTAAAGGATAAAAGGTGAATTGGACACTGCTGCTTCTAAACAGTTTGCCATGAAGCGCCGTTTTAGAGCAAAATGGCAAACCAATAAACTTTATATCAAGAACATTGAACAAAGCCAAGAAAGAAAATTACGCAGTCAACGAAAAGAAATGCTTACCATTATATGGGCACTGAGCTCATTTAGAAACTATCTATACGGTACAGCAAAAAGTTGGAATACATACAGACCACCAACCACTTACATACGCTctcagtaataaaaataataactccaAACTAAAAGCGATGGAAAGCCATACTCGAAGAATACAACTATGAATTTAAATACAAACCTGGGGAAAAGCCAATGTAGTTGCAGATACATTATCCAGGCCTTTTGAAGTAAACTCCTATCAGTTGCTACCACACACATTCCGACGACGAAAGCTCATCACACAATCTAATCAATCcataaatgcattcaaaaaccaaatttgtaTCTCGTTAGCAGACGAAGACAGCTACCAGTTTAAATACCATTCCCGACCTACCATAGACATATAATAACCAAACCCAACTTTTCAACAGAGAATTTAAATTCACTATTGAAACGATACCTTAACCCCTCAGTGATAAATGGTATATTTACCTCTGATGGAATAATAGGGAAAATCCAAGAAATTTACCCACTTCactttagtaattaaaaaattcgttaCACCCAAACAGAAGGACGAGAATAgagacg is part of the Bactrocera tryoni isolate S06 unplaced genomic scaffold, CSIRO_BtryS06_freeze2 scaffold_963, whole genome shotgun sequence genome and encodes:
- the LOC120782148 gene encoding uncharacterized protein LOC120782148 — protein: MDVDMPTIPTPAVRSATNGARTGPTPPLRPTNATVSTAASGSGSRAAPSTPSAQVELRRIRCPLCRRKHRLQHCGLFKELTPTQRQRVAQAHEHCLNCLSHTHGTQECASADLCHTCGRPHHTLLHRTPRRDAGRPAAPSTGRSTRGDRTVTRRATAARPAPHQWRSHHVAPTRRRPKAPQHRPATGLSNVVATLQQLQRLLG